One window of the Colletotrichum lupini chromosome 9, complete sequence genome contains the following:
- a CDS encoding VHS domain-containing protein: protein MATTFQSPGARCHIRSGSQLLPNMFRAAAAGPFDEGVAKATDENLTSEDWGAIIEVCDRVGSDANGPKEVVQAMIKRLAHRNANVQLYTLELANALSQNCGKNMHRELSSRAFTDAMLKLANDRNTHTQVKAKILERMKEWSDMFSKDPDLGIMYDAYFRLKQNNPTLQAPSAPQKTGLTDLDRQKEDDELQMALKLSLQEEEKKKAPAESSAGPSSSATAAGSSTHAAAQPQAHSTPVPAGTTAATVSRVRALYDFVPSEPGELEFKKGDVIAVLESVYKDWWRGSLKGKTGIFPLNYVEKLTDPTPDELAREAQMEAEVFAEIKNVEKLLTLLSTSNTAPREEDNEEISKLYHQTLAIRPKLIKLIEKYSQKKDDFTQLNEKFIKARRDYESLLESSMSHPPQPSYHQYAMRPGPGGYPGGPGAGYPPQGPPQGPPQGPPHQQQQQQQQEQRYYTPAPQEQPQYPQSTPSPNFQRPAQATPAPFYVAGAEVPSAPHHNQPQQYPPRDQRIPSTGKAQVPPINTSSPPPANTYSAYSVPPNQGRPQSTYGPQELATSVYDSPIATHNPSSAATYTSSVYSQDDYNNGSPVVGNSTVPAPSSFQPSAPPVGQPSQPPQQPPQQHQQPQYQSYQPPGAQGQDNYVSAPTQAPPPVPTGAAPPIPGAGRSEVMTPPPLQPGGAAYDARNSLPSQGPSQPQYRAYVPPSGGADGPSAPPAADYYRQSGVY from the exons ATGGCCACCACCTTCCAGAGCCCAGGTGCCAGATGCCA CATCCGCAGCGGCTCACAGCTTTTGCCCAATATGTTTCGAGCTGCCGCAGCTGGTCCCTTTGACGAGGGCGTCG CCAAGGCCACCGACGAGAACCTGACGTCCGAAGACTGGGGAGCCATCATCGAGGTCTGCGACCGCGTAGGCAGCGATGCAAATGGTCCCAAAGAGGTTGTACAGGCAATGATCAAGCGCCTCGCCCACCGCAATGCCAATGTCCAGCTCTATACCCTCGAA CTTGCGAATGCCCTCAGCCAGAACTGTGGCAAGAACATGCACCGCGAGCTCTCAAGCCGAGCCTTCACTGACGCCATGTTGAAACTCGCAAACGACCGCAATACCCATACCCAGGTCAAGGCCAAAATCCTCGAGCGCATGAAGGAGTGGTCCGACATGTTTAGCAAGGACCCCGATCTCGGCATCATGTACGACGCCTACTTCCGCCTAAAGCAGAACAACCCGACTTTGCAGGCCCCCTCGGCGCCCCAGAAGACTGGCCTGACCGACCTCGATCGCCAGAAGGAGGACGACGAGCTCCAGATGGCCTTGAAGTTATCGTTGcaagaggaggagaagaagaaggcgccTGCCGAGTCCAGCGCCGGTCCATCCTCTTCTGCCACCGCCGCTGGATCCTCGACACACGCCGCTGCACAGCCTCAAGCCCACTCTACACCAGTACCTGCTGGCACGACAGCTGCCACCGTATCAAGGGTGCGAGCATTGTACGATTTCGTTCCTTCCGAGCCGGGCGAACTCGAGTTCAAGAAAGGCGACGTTATTGCAGTCCTCGAGTCGGTTTACAAGGATTGGTGGCGGGGCTCACTCAAGGGGAAGACAGGAATTTTCCCCCTCAACTATGTTGAGAAGCTCACGGATCCCACTCCTGATGAGTTGGCACGTGAGGCACAGATGGAGGCCGAGGTGTTTGCAGAGATCAAGAATGTCGAGAAGCTGCTCACACTTTTGAGCACGTCCAATACGGCGCCGAGGGAAGAGGATAACGAGGAGATATCG AAGCTCTACCACCAAACGTTAGCCATCAGGCCGAAGCTGATCAAGCTTATTGAGAAGTACTCCCAGAAGAAGG ATGACTTTACACAGCTGAATGAGAAGTTCATCAAGGCTCGCCGCGACTACGAGTCTCTTTTGGAATCATCCATGTCGCATCCTCCTCAGCCTAGTTACCACCAGTATGCCATGAGACCTGGCCCCGGCGGGTACCCAGGCGGACCGGGGGCGGGCTATCCCCCTCAGGGTCCTCCTCAAGGCCCTCCCCAGGGCCCTCCCcaccaacagcagcagcagcagcagcaggagcAGAGATACTATACTCCAGCACCCCAAG AACAACCCCAATACCCTCAGTCTACGCCCTCGCCGAATTTCCAGCGTCCGGCACAGGCAACGCCTGCTCCCTTTTACGTAGCCGGTGCGGAGGTCCCCTCAGCGCCGCATCACAACCAACCGCAACAGTATCCTCCGCGTGATCAACGTATTCCATCCACAGGCAAGGCACAGGTGCCGCCGATCAACACCTCGTCACCACCGCCGGCCAACACTTACTCCGCATATTCTGTGCCTCCCAACCAAGGAAGGCCACAGAGCACTTACGGTCCCCAGGAGCTGGCAACCTCTGTCTACGACTCGCCTATTGCTACCCATAACCCGAGCTCTGCTGCGACATATACATCCTCCGTGTATTCCCAAGACGATTACAACAACGGTAGCCCCGTCGTAGGTAATTCGACTGTTCCAGCACCTTCATCCTTCCAACCATCTGCACCACCAGTCGGGCAGCCCTCACAACCACCTCAACAACCACCGCAACAACACCAACAGCCACAGTACCAGAGTTATCAGCCACCAGGAGCTCAGGGGCAGGATAACTACGTCAGTGCCCCTACTCAGGCACCGCCGCCTGTGCCAACTGGAGCAGCTCCGCCTATCCCTGGTGCCGGTCGATCTGAAGTGATGACGCCACCGCCCCTGCAGCCTGGCGGTGCGGCCTACGATGCTAGAAACAGCCTTCCAAGCCAGGGACCATCACAGCCGCAGTACAGGGCGTATGTTCCTCCCAGTGGTGGTGCTGATGGACCGAGCGCACCGCCCGCTGCGGATTACTATCGGCAGAGTGGCGTCTACTAG